In Agromyces sp. G08B096, a genomic segment contains:
- a CDS encoding fructosamine kinase family protein: MARHVKHDPGAPAGFFEAEAAGLGWLGAARAAGGVRTVRVLEVGPGRIELEEVAHAAPTPAAAADFGRALARTHAAGAAAFGAPPEGWDGPLFIGRRPLPAARSATWGAFYAGDRVLPYLAVAEEVGGVDEREAALVRAALEPVAAGRFDDDEPPARLHGDLWNGNVLFSPEGVVLIDPAAHGGHRETDLAMLALFGAPHLDAILAAYDEAAPLRPGWRERVPLHQLHPLAVHAAGHGRAYGSALAAAAEAVLQLARSTRE, encoded by the coding sequence GTGGCACGACACGTCAAGCACGATCCCGGCGCCCCGGCGGGGTTCTTCGAGGCGGAGGCGGCCGGGCTCGGCTGGCTGGGCGCCGCGCGCGCCGCAGGCGGCGTGCGCACCGTGCGGGTGCTCGAGGTGGGCCCTGGCCGGATCGAGCTCGAGGAGGTCGCCCACGCCGCGCCGACGCCGGCCGCCGCCGCGGACTTCGGCCGGGCCCTGGCTCGCACGCACGCCGCGGGGGCGGCGGCGTTCGGCGCCCCGCCGGAGGGATGGGACGGGCCGCTGTTCATCGGTCGGCGGCCGTTGCCCGCTGCCCGTTCGGCCACGTGGGGCGCGTTCTACGCGGGGGATCGCGTGCTGCCCTACCTCGCCGTCGCCGAGGAGGTCGGCGGAGTGGACGAACGCGAAGCGGCGCTCGTCCGCGCGGCACTGGAGCCCGTCGCCGCGGGCCGGTTCGACGACGACGAACCGCCGGCGCGCCTGCACGGCGATCTCTGGAACGGCAACGTGCTGTTCTCGCCGGAGGGCGTCGTGCTCATCGACCCGGCGGCCCACGGCGGGCATCGGGAGACCGATCTGGCGATGCTCGCGCTGTTCGGCGCGCCGCATCTCGACGCGATCCTCGCCGCCTACGACGAGGCGGCGCCGCTGCGGCCGGGATGGCGGGAGCGGGTGCCGCTGCACCAGCTGCACCCGCTCGCGGTCCATGCCGCCGGCCACGGCCGCGCCTACGGCTCGGCGCTCGCGGCGGCGGCGGAGGCGGTCCTGCAGCTGGCCCGATCGACTCGGGAATAG
- a CDS encoding glycosyltransferase family 2 protein yields MGTISVIIPCLDDAQVLAACLRAVAAQTRPADEVIVVDNGSTDDSADVARAAGATVVSEPRRGIWPATAAGFDAATGDLLARLDADSVPPADWLERLERRMEAADRPTVVTGPGMFYGGNAATRWIARNLYIGGYFWAVGILLGHPPIFGSNYALRRRAWLELRDIVHRDRADLHDDLDLAWWMQPGMSVAYERTLVVGVSARPFESWRSLGRRLRMAFHTLAVEWRAWPPLDRMADRRRSAASPWAAEPDAADRHAEVRAEPDGETPAPA; encoded by the coding sequence ATGGGCACCATCTCCGTCATCATCCCCTGCCTCGACGACGCGCAGGTCCTCGCTGCGTGCCTCAGGGCGGTCGCGGCGCAGACCCGGCCGGCCGACGAGGTCATCGTCGTCGACAACGGGTCGACCGACGACTCGGCCGACGTCGCCCGCGCCGCGGGCGCGACCGTCGTCTCGGAGCCCCGGCGGGGAATCTGGCCCGCGACGGCGGCGGGGTTCGACGCCGCGACCGGAGACCTCCTCGCCCGGCTCGACGCGGACTCGGTGCCGCCCGCCGACTGGCTCGAACGCCTCGAGCGCCGCATGGAGGCCGCCGACCGACCGACCGTCGTCACCGGGCCCGGCATGTTCTACGGCGGGAACGCCGCGACCCGCTGGATCGCCCGCAACCTCTACATCGGCGGCTACTTCTGGGCGGTCGGCATCCTCCTCGGCCACCCGCCGATCTTCGGCTCCAACTACGCGCTGCGCCGCCGCGCCTGGCTCGAGCTCCGCGACATCGTGCACCGCGATCGCGCCGACCTGCACGACGACCTCGACCTGGCCTGGTGGATGCAGCCCGGCATGAGCGTGGCGTACGAGCGCACCCTCGTCGTCGGCGTCTCCGCGCGCCCGTTCGAGAGCTGGCGGAGCCTCGGCCGCCGGCTGCGCATGGCGTTCCACACGCTCGCCGTCGAGTGGCGCGCGTGGCCGCCGCTCGACCGGATGGCCGATCGGCGCCGCAGCGCGGCCTCGCCCTGGGCCGCCGAGCCCGACGCCGCGGATCGGCACGCCGAGGTGCGCGCCGAGCCCGACGGGGAGACCCCGGCCCCCGCCTGA